The Siniperca chuatsi isolate FFG_IHB_CAS linkage group LG9, ASM2008510v1, whole genome shotgun sequence genome includes a region encoding these proteins:
- the nrsn1 gene encoding neurensin-1 — translation MTSCSVICGSEYGEQTQASGKCQQYGVRSYLHQFYEECTASIWERDEDFQIQRSPSRWSSLLWKVCLAFGTLILFAGLIVVLVGYATPARIEAFGEDDLLFVDSHAVSFNRALDVCKLTGAVLFCVGGSSMAVGLLLSAFAKNYSKEELYLQQKFKERLADLHTVGTPIMRAPTPGEGKVPVTLSKVQNIQPTTPKSET, via the exons ATGACTTCTTGCTCAGTGATCTGTGGGTCAGAATATGGTGAGCAAACTCAAGCCAGCGGAAAGTGCCAGCAGTATGGAGTCCGCTCCTACCTACACCAG TTTTATGAGGAGTGCACAGCTTCTATCTGGGAACGTGATGAAGATTTTCAGATTCAGAGATCGCCTAGCAGGTGGAGCTCTTTACTCTGGAAG GTCTGTCTCGCGTTCGGCACCCTGATCTTGTTTGCAGGCCTCATTGTTGTTTTGGTGGGTTATGCCACGCCAGCCAGGATTGAAGCATTTGGCGAGGATGATCTCCTTTTTGTTGACAG CCATGCTGTCAGTTTCAACCGCGCACTGGATGTCTGTAAGCTGACTGGTGCTGTGCTGTTCTGTGTGGGAGGCTCCTCCATGGCTGTGGGTCTCCTGCTGTCTGCCTTTGCCAAAAACTACTCCAAAGAAGAACTGTATCTGCAGCAGAAGTTTAAGGAGAGGTTGGCAGATCTGCACACCGTTG GTACCCCCATAATGAGAGCACCGACCCCCGGAGAGGGAAAGGTGCCAGTCACACTTTCCAAAGTCCAGAACATCCAGCCAACAACCCCAAAGTCGGAGACCTGA